Proteins encoded within one genomic window of Ranitomeya variabilis isolate aRanVar5 chromosome 4, aRanVar5.hap1, whole genome shotgun sequence:
- the LOC143768302 gene encoding uncharacterized protein LOC143768302 yields MGSGCSSAVSTVSDPPSEDLLQKRIFLIYPSQMDMDRDKMAERILHLTLEILFRLTGEDYTVVKKTSSDRCQDPVSAGWGRPLSPITGPPPHPLIHEDINDQKILELIYKMIELLTGEVPIRCQDVAVYFSIEEWEYLEGHRDLYKNVIMEVPQTLTSPDLSSKRTTPERCPRPLLPQDCNQEDPNTPQDHQGEDLTHINTPETYVRGDEWCKEEIPTYDYPDDCTRRSEGQLTSSIFKSDDLEILQDTTELNAITSDISLSIHSKDLSSDPMKQVPSSGSLLTTKENQSHKRGIKKQAAPKAKKSISCSECGKCFNKSHLVRHQRTHTGEKPFSCSECGKCFIQKWHLVRHQKTHTGEKPFSCSECGKCFTSKWCLVTHQISHTGEKPFSCSECGKCFTSKSCLVTHQISHTGEKHFSCSECGKCFTSKWCLVRHQISHTGEKPFSCSQCGKCFNQKGSLVTHQRTHTEEKPFSCSECGKCFTHNENLVRHQRTHTGEKPFSCSECGKCFQWKANLNSHLRTHTGEKPFPCPECMKCFNQKSDLARHQRTHSGDKPFSCPECGKYFNHKSDLIIHQRTHTGKKPFSCS; encoded by the exons gtctctacagtaTCGGATCCtcccagtgaagatcttctacaaaagagaattttcctgatttacccatcacagatggatatggacagagacaagatggcggagaggatattacacctcaccctagagatcctcttccggcttactggagag gattacacagtggtgaagaagacctctagtgatcgctgtcaggaccctgtgtctgcgggatggggaagacccctgagcccaatcacggggcctccacctcaccccctgatccatgaggacatcaatgaccagaagatactagaactcatctacaagatgattgagctgctgactggagag gttcctataaggtgtcaggatgtcgccgtctatttctccatagaggagtgggagtatttagaaggacacagagatctgtacaagaacgtcataatggaggttccccagaccctcacatctccag atctgtccagtaagaggacaacaccagagagatgtccccgtcctcttcttccacaggactgtaaccaagaagatcccaatactcctcaggatcatcag ggtgaagatctgacccatattaatactccagagacatatgtgaggggggatgagtggtgtaaagaggagattcctacatatgactacccag atgactgtaccaggagatcagagggacagctgacatcttcaatttttaaatctgatgatcttgagatcctacaagatacaactgaattGAATGCCATTACTTCAGATATATCAttatccattcacagcaaagatctgtcatctgatcctatgaaacaggtcccatcttctggttcattactgactactaaggaaaatcaaagtcacaaaagaggcattaaaaaacaagctgctcctaaagcaaagaagtcaatttcatgttcagaatgtgggaaatgttttaacaaatcACATTTGgttagacaccaaagaactcacacaggggagaagcctttttcctgttcagaatgtgggaaatgttttatccagaaatggcatcttgttagacaccaaaaaactcacacaggagagaagcctttttcatgttcagaatgtgggaagtgttttacctCCAAATGGTgtcttgttacacaccaaatatctcacacaggagagaagcctttttcatgttcagaatgtgggaagtgttttacttCCAAATCGTgtcttgttacacaccaaatatctcacacaggagagaagcatttttcatgttcagaatgtgggaagtgttttacctCCAAATGGtgtcttgttagacaccaaatatctcacacaggagagaagcctttttcatgttcacaatgtgggaaatgttttaaccagaaagggagtcttgttacacatcaaagaactcacacagaggagaagcctttttcctgttcagaatgtggaaaatgttttacccaCAATgagaatcttgttagacaccaaagaactcacacaggagagaagcctttttcatgttcagaatgtgggaaatgttttcaatgGAAAGCAAATCTTAATAGCCACCTGAGAacccacactggggagaagccttttccatGTCCAGAATGTATGaagtgttttaatcagaaatcagattTGGCTAGGCACCAGAGAACCCACTCAGGGGATAAAcctttttcctgtccagaatgtgggaaatattttaaccataaatcagatctcattatacaccagagaacccacacagggaagaagcctttttcatgttcttaa